The following DNA comes from Rhipicephalus microplus isolate Deutch F79 chromosome 6, USDA_Rmic, whole genome shotgun sequence.
tggggcacgtgagaagggaatacaatagatgggcattggcgcgcatctttttttcttattgatatgatatgtaaggagatgtcggcgcaccattatggcgccggctactccttggccgttgagttaaacttgaacacgtatcttgaagcaaaacgtacaaagcagtgcatggaaagtagaaaactcgggcagagatatgcaaagacacacttacacttatacgcacatatcagaacacaatggtaagtaaatgttcgaaagtcaatgaatgaagtctctgatataatgtccctcgataatattcggtccaccagcacaaaacagtagagcacacgtctggtccgtataaagatgcattcgctcgtgtgtacataattgtcgacacgtcattcatttcacaacacacacatgatgagagtcacgtgatactgtacataataagtacatttgttacaaatgaaagttcgttatttcttaatacttatcagcaatcccgctgtcttgtaaagaacgtgttgatgcttttaaagcgtgcgactgtaaaactcgagtaggccacggacccagaagtttcttcatgttaaacggtctgcggtctaatgccaactgttcggacttaagacggcgtctcgtgatgtggacagtctacgagaaggtgacatacgtcttcatctatcaatccgcattcgcattcgggactttcagctctgccgtgtctgtgcaaagaaaaaaaaaaaacaaatgtttttgtgtatgccgtgcctagcctcaatcggtcaattagagtttccgatattctatctaatgccagcgtaatttttaattcaataaatggatcgatgtggtataaatcgcacctctttgtactttggtcaaaccaagcagttttgctcattctgaaagttgtattctttataatactacgcaattcacttttttcgaaatattggttgccacgatgtgtagacctactttgtgtgctctggacggctctggaaggccaactgcaaatcttctttgcacagctgatgccgtccggatagtcgttgatagattacttaacaggttgtcagcctccgaaggtattatgtaagcgaaagtacgcatgcgtaaaacatgcagcgaacgaacactcttccaacgctgtaaagaagaaagaatgcataaagggtggtgcattttacgctccaatctcgtcctatgtaaggcgctttagagttagggctgttttgcctgtaattgcgtgacccttgcagggttcctcacagtgcaaccgtgcacttgaaacgggcaggtgttgaaccaccccgcaaggagatggggaaacttcgctgcgaccggaccgcttgacagtccgtgtttacgggaggagaggcgcgcccgagaggaggtgcgctctcactctctgccgtccccgtgaatgctgaaatgagcgcggtcgcgttgcgtggcttcggtgaaactgccgtatcgcgatatgtagtggagctgccacagtaaaatttgagacacgcgtagccagccaaaggtgctgttactttgccgaatttcacgtgccggcgtccacaacaacgcgagcacgctttgtttagaaatttccggccatgaggccgtgcccggaccgcgtgtgttagtcccttggtttggcgacaaggatggcgtcaaagtgacgccgtgaaacgggtttcgtgcgtgcaaatgaggcattgatgtgattagagagaaagcgagaacatagaaaagaaaaaaaaaaaagaggggggggggcacacgccggggacgagtagtcgcaaagtgttaagtgtgcagtttatttacgtgcggcacacaggtgagctgttgcagctgtgagttttgacaaatattgcgtgtgtcatgttcagtggacacgatgaaacgttttttagcgaacgcgttgtatccgctgggcttgtacgtacgcgtacatgaattgtcgcttactcggtttgatgtctccttgccgctggggcagctgatacgactgatacgccattttgcagcagtgaagggtgcgtgaatgaatgggcaagaaacttagcaacagtaacgagaaaagaattaaaaacaaacaaacaaacgaaagcatgtttgccgtgtatattcaatcttgtagtgcagaaaaatagtcagtgcagcaacctgcgcggccaacgcgctcctcgcgaagaaaagagggagagagagacgagctggccgccgaccaaccggcgtgcgccgttcgccttcctcctcagtctcgcgggccggcgccgacaccgcgactcgatcgtgtcgagcattcgctttccgggcgcgtttcgaagcagaagcagaaacttcggaagccgtcatgtctggccgtggcaaaggtggcaaagggctggggaagggtggcgccaagcgtcatcgaaaggtgttgcgtgacaacatccagggcataaccaagccggccatccgtcgtctggcgcgccgtggcggtgtcaagcgcatctctggcctcatctacgaggaaactcgcggcgttctcaaggtgttcctcgagaacgtgatccgcgatgccgtcacttacaccgagcacgccaaaaggaagaccgtgacagccatggacgtcgtgtacgccctcaagcgtcagggccgcaccctgtacggattcggaggctaagaagccagcggcgtcgcctgcagccagccaacgagaacacaacagccctcttcagggctacccacttgatgcttcggcagtgtgatcccagcggttcgccatacccgtccgtccctctttgcaatatcattgcgtcatcgctcaggtgagcagcacctcgtgtagtagtagcttgatcgcgctgggtacttgtcacgttcaccgcatttcgttcgcgtcgtcgtctttctcctgggtctgcatgcacgaatcaatcgccgcatctgcgagttcttcctctccttcctgcaagccaagctgctaaaacgggcccgtcaagcgaacgtcgcctagttaccttatcgcgcgaaggaagaagccgagcgcagcgttctaccctggtcactgcattcttggagacacgactatgctcaggaagcacgaactcgcttggCAGCATACAAGGAAAGGTGAGAGATTGTGTGGCCGAGCTCCTCCCGTCTTCGGCCGTCATCTTCTGCGACTCTCGGGCGGCCCTCCTCACCCTTGCGAGGGGCGAAAATGGCTCTTCGATCGCGCAGCGCATCACGCGCAAGTTCACCGTGATCATCCGCAGTGGGTGCGATGTGTCGTTTCAGTGGGTGCCCTCACACGTCGGAGTGCGCGGCAACGAGGCAGCCGACGAGCTCGCAAGGGACGCCCACGACCCCTCCACTCCCACAACGAACTTCGTTCGGGACTACGATGTGGCGCGACTCATAATCGCACGCCACGTCCGAGCTCTTCACCCAGACCCCCGCACAGCAGCCGGCAAGCCTGTCGCACGCCTCCCGTCAACGGGAATCGGGCGGCGTGCTCGTGCTTTCCTGCTGCGCCTTCGTGCTGGATGCGGCCGAACAGCTCAACTGCTCTCCAAACAGCGTGGCAGTGGCAGCCCTTCGTGTGTGCAGTGTCCGGCAGACGAGACCGTTGAACACATCCTGTGCCAGTGCCCGGGATACGCGGACATTCGTCGCCGGCTCTGCAACAGCTACGGGAAACTCGGCCTGCCACACGTGAGTGCAGAACACTTGCTGTTCCCCTCGGCGAATGTTGCAACACTTCGCCGGGCGTTCTATGCGCTCCTAGACTTTTTTGGCGACGCGAACCTTTTCACGCGCCTCTAAAGAGGCCCGTTACAATCCCACGTGTTGTTGTTTTCTGTGCCGCGCGCCACGCCCCCTCGGAGTCCCACGTGACTGTTTACTTAGCCACTCCCACCTGCCTGACGGCCTTCTTCTCTCCTACGGAGCCTCTCTCGTCGGAGCGGACACTCTCTCCCCTTCCCTCGTGAT
Coding sequences within:
- the LOC119186288 gene encoding histone H4, with product MSGRGKGGKGLGKGGAKRHRKVLRDNIQGITKPAIRRLARRGGVKRISGLIYEETRGVLKVFLENVIRDAVTYTEHAKRKTVTAMDVVYALKRQGRTLYGFGG